CCACCTGCAACTTGCAGAGCTCAGCCGTGGAGTCAGGTGCACCTGTCTGCTGAGTGACGCTGTCTTCACCCAACGTCTGGAGAAGAGAGAACAGGCAGGAAAAAAGgcaaagggagaagaaaagaaaaagaagaagatgtgTTGGAAGGGAGAGGTCGAGTTTAAACAGGTCTTCGAAGCCAAGCACCCAAAGGAGGCCGGGATGAAGGCTCCCCTCCCTTCGCGCCCAGGCGGAGGTGGGCATTTGTGACATCTCTGCTACCTTGTTCAGTGCGAGGCTGGGTGGGACTGACGCCTTGTGAAGATGGCTGAACAGATGCCCCTGCTGTGGGCAGTGAACTCCAGCTTCACCAGGGAGAAGAGGTGGCAGCACAGGCACCTGCTGTCTGCTTCCATTGCCCTGGCATTTCCAGCAGGCTCCCTGCGGGGCAGGTTTCCCTGTTTCCTGAGGTTTGAACTTCGTCCCTGTTCACAAGGATGGGAGGCAGAACCCCAGAGAGCCATGGAAAATCCCATACAGGGTGCAACTCCAGGCAAGAGTCATGTTGCCAGAAAAATATGGCCCCTCCATTTTCCTGTAAACCCACACTGCCTTGCTGCTAACTACTGCCTAGaagcaagaagaggaagaagtcTGACCTGGCCAAAggtttttaaacaattttctgAAGACTCGATGGATTCAAGACCCCTGTGCAGCTGCTGCGGGGTCGCAGGAGCcaaagggagaggcacagagaagaggGAACTCGGCAGTAGTGTGGAGTCGCTCCCTCCCTGGCACACAGGCTGCCAAGGGCATGGATCTGGGGGTGAACTTTGGCTGACTTCTGCAGGCTGCAAGAGAGCTGCGTCTTGCAGAATCACCATAGCAGCGATGGGGGTCCCTGCCCGCCTTGGCTGTGGCTGATCTGGGTTCAACCCTGTGATCCCTCCAGAGGGCACCACGGGCTCCTGGCTGAGTCTGGGCTGGGTCCCTACATCTTTGCAAGCCCACATGGAGGACCTAGTGCTGATTCTCCTGCTGCCCTCCATGGTATGGTACAGGCCACTCTGGAGCACCCTGGGTAAGACAGccctgaggctggcgctgtggcatagcaggtaaagtcgccacctgtggtgcagcaTCCTATGTTGGTGCTGGtgcagagtcctggctctgctccagcaccagctttttgctaatgtgcctgggaaagcagcagaagatggcccacgttctagggcccctgcacccacatgggagacctggaggaagttccaggttcctggcttcagtatggggAGTAAACCCATGGATAGAAGATAGCCCATCCCAACTTggcctttcaaaatgaataagacaaatcttaaaaaaagacagccCTGTGCCACCCAGGTTGCTTGTGGCCTGGGGGAGGAAGTGGAGCTGACAGTCCGCTGGGGTGTTACACAAGTCGTTTCTGTTTGCCTGTGTCTTGCTGGACTAAGTTCTATTTGATGTTGTGTAATTAGCCACTAAGAGTCTTAGCTTTCAGTACAGGAATAGTGAACCCACACCTTTGTTAACTCAATCATGATTAAGACTTGTGTGAAAAACAGCAGCTAAGTGTACTACATATAGCACGATTTCATAAGAACACACCGAACTATATGAATATAGGAATACACATATGGAAAGTCTAGCACCATAATGTTAAGTGTTACAAGGGATTatgggtatttttaaaatatcccatCTTGTGCTGATCTGCATTTTCTGAGTCTTCTACAGTTAAGCTGAACAATGTATACagcaaaaaggaaggaaatttacAAACAAAATTCAGCATGAACGGTGACAATGATAATTACATCTGTATATCACAGTTATTGtgcagattaaatgaaataatggctTTAATATACTTAATGCTTTCCATGGAATATTAAAAGAGAGAAACCTAACACCCTAACTATGCACCAAGTGCTACGGTAAATACTTTTCCTGCATTACTAATTTAGACCTCACAAAAACCCAGTGAGGTAGACTACCACTGTGTCTTCCAGAAGTTCAAGGAAAAAGGATTCTTGTGAAAAAACAACGCATGGAAATTCAAGATTTTTGACACCATAATAAAACTTGTAATTCtgctttctatgaactttctgaagaacacTGGCATTGTCTTAATTTTACAGATAACGAAACTGAGGCGTAGAGAAGTACCTTGTCCACGTGGCACAGACAAGATACATAAACTTAGCTCCTCGGGGTCCAGAAGTCTATGACTTCTCCATGTATCCTAACCGATGGATAGGTGTGAGTCACTCTTgccattttttttattaaggattCACACAGTAGGACCACCTAGTCTACAGGGATCACCGCAGTGGTATTTAACAGCTGGCTCCGTGGGGCCCTGATCTGCAGTGTTTAGTTAATTGTTGTGAAGATTCCCACGGTGACTGATTCCAAGCTATCCACAGGAAGGCAGGGAACAAGGAGCTGGGAAGAGGTGTGTGCGATCAGCTCTTGCAAACTGGTGGGCTCCCAACCAGCCCAGTGCCTGAGCTACCCAGCCGCAAGCTGATGGTCTCTGTGGTGCCTGGTGTCCAAGTGTGGGGCAGTTTGGCAGTGGCAGGAGGAGCCAACTCCGAGTAGGCAGGGCCAGGTCCCAAAGGGCAGAGCCAGATCCTAGTGGGCAGGGCCAGGTCccagtgggcagggccaggctgtggctcTCCTGCCATGTGGCTGTGGATGGAACTTTCCGGCTGAGTCTGTGAGACTGCCCAGTGACACCATCAGGACTTCATATTGCAGGGCAGGCTTCCCAAACTGGCAGCATCTCTAAAATGCTGAGTTAAAATGGTGTCTCCTGGGTGCGTCCCATTGAAGAGAAAAGCTCTGTTGATACTTATGTATCACTACTAATATGTGGCATTACTAATATTAATGGTaataactggccggcgccgtggctcaataggctaatcctccaccttgcggcgccggcacaccgggttctagtcccggtcggggcgccggattctgtcccggttgcccctcttccaggccagctctctgctatggccagggagtgcagtggaggatggcccaggtgcttgggccctgcaccccatgggagaccaggaaaagcacctggatcctggctcctgccatcggatcagcgcggtgcgccggctgcagcggcggccattggagggtgaaccaacggcaaaggaagacctttctctctctgtctctctctctcactgtccactctgcctatccaaaaaaaaaaaaaaatattaatggtaATAACTAACACATATCTGTAGAGTTCAACCTTTCACACTGACTGCTGTTAACTTATGCTACAAACAATAATATAGATTGAAATGTggcgtcacaggctgtggctgagGTCTAAGCACCTTCTTCCCTTGCCCTCTCTTTTTGCTCAATTCCAGACTGAGAAGAACCACGAATAGAATCCTGGCCTCCTCTTGCTGTAGCAGTAACATTTTAGGATCGGTGAACGTGTGCGGCTTTGAACCTGACCAAGTCAAAGTACGAGTGAAGGACGGAAAGGTGTGTGTGTCAGCCGAGCGGGAGAACAGGTACGACTGCCTTGGGTCGAAAAAGTACAGCTACATGAACATCTGCAAAGAGTTCAGCTTGCCGCCGTGTGTGGACGAGAAGGACGTGACGTACTCGTACGGGCTGGGCAGCTGTGTGAAGATCGAGTCGCCGTGCTACCCATGCACTTCTCCCTGCAACCCCTGCAGCCCCTGTAGCCCTTGCAACCCCTGTaacccctgcagcccctgcagcccctgcagcccctgcgacccctgcagcccctgctaCCCCTGCGGCAGCCGATTTTCCTGTAGGAAGATGATTTTGTAAGGCATCCGGATGTAGGAACCCATAACTTAGAATTCAGCCCAGCCAGGCAGCTCTTCCAGtgtttctcttccccttcccatgGCCCATGTAGGTTAGGCACATAGGAGGTTAAATACACAACTGCAATCTGCTGGTGGTGTGTGAAAGTCTTTTGGCCGAACCCCTCACGGGAGCCCTGCAGAGTTGGTGGGTGTTGGAAGAAGCAATGGACGGAAATGGAGGATGAGATGGTGAGCTCTCCTCTCCACCTGGCTACCTCTGAATTCTAGGAGAAGATACTTTCTGGGTGGGCTTCCCCAGACACTGTGTGTCCAAATGAGCCCATGGAATGGCCTCAGCCCAGAAACCAAACTGTGAGAGCAGAACCAGAGTAGTTAGGGCTGAAGAAAACCATTTCTCAAAGCTGCTGCAATGGCGGGTCCTGGAGAGCCAGGGACGCCCCAGGTGCCGGGGGTTCAGTTTGCACCAGGGCAGTGAAtatgaggccaggggccaggggctgggagagcgCCCCCAGGGCTCGTGGTGTTCCTACATTCCTGTGATTCTGGGGACTGGCCAGCTCTGGTCTGGTGTTGTTTTGTAAACTTGTCAGGATTCACTGCAATTGTCTTAAGTCCTGAAACTACCTTGGGGCCCAGAAGTTCAGTTCAGGAAGGGAAAAGCAGAGCTCTCACAAAATGGTGGAGCTCCCCCGAACTTGGATCCTCATGGACACAGCCCTTGAGTCCTTCTTGGTTGCTGGGACAGAAACGAGTGGAGAAGACGACGGGGATGATGGGGAGGGATTGGAATGAGACTGGCTTCAAGCCTGATTCTCGGCAAGCACACAAAACCCTCCAGTTTGCATGGAAGTCTTGTTAGTCTCAGCAGCATGTGGGTTACAGTAGTGGTTCAGCCTTGACTGCACTTGGGGAGTCTTTAAAATATGgtgttaggccagcgccgtggctcaataggctaatcctctgccttacggcgctggcacaccgggttctagtcccggtcagggtgctggattctgtcccggttgcccctcttccaggccagctctctgctgtggccagggaaggcagtggaggatggcccaagtgcttgggccctatacccgcatgggagaccaggaggaagcacctggctcctggcttcggatcagcgcggtgtgccagccgcagcgtgccagccgtggcggccattggagggtgaaccaacggcaaaggaaggcctttctctctgtatctctctcactatccactctgcctgtcaaaaaaaaaaaaattttgaaaaatatggtgttaaacaaaagacaaaaagtaaatatatatataatataaatatataacagcaaatacatatataaaatatgtaaaaaataaaaaagcttctcaaaacaaaggaaaaatattggAGTCTGGGTCCCATCTTCAGAGATTCTAATGTAATGGACTTGAGATAAAATCTGGGCATCAAGCCGTTTAAGTTTCTCCAGATGCGTCACGCATACAGCTAAGGGTGAGACTTCTGGATGGGATCTGAAAGCTCTCCCAGTCTTTAAAGTTGCCTCCAAGTTCAAGGGTGAAGAATGTTGATGGTGAAAGTCGGCACATTTTGTTCAATTGAGAAAGTAGTGGCCCTCTCACACAAGTGAAGAAACACTGAACATTTCAAAAAGGTATAACTTAGCAACTAcaggcatatatatatagagagagagagagagagagacatatatatATGGTTGTATATGAAAAACTGTAGAGTCACCCTTGTTTTGCTCTGTTGATTAGACACTTGTAAACAGTCTAGATTCTaagttatgtattttttaattctttttttaatttattatttatttgacagcgttatagacagtgagagagcgacagagagaaaggtcttccttctgctggttcactccccaaatggccgctacagacgGCTCTGagccgagccgaagccaggagccaggtgcttcttcctggtctcccatgtgggtacaggagcccaagcacttgggccatcctccattgccctccccggcaacagcagagagctggactggaagaggagcaatcgggactagaacccggcgcccatatgggattccggtgctgcaggtggaggat
Above is a genomic segment from Oryctolagus cuniculus chromosome 6, mOryCun1.1, whole genome shotgun sequence containing:
- the ODF1 gene encoding outer dense fiber protein 1: MAALSCLLDSVRRDIKKVDRELRQLRCIDELSTRCLCDLYMHPYCCCDLHPYPYCLCYSKRSRSCGLCDIYPCCLCDYKLYCLRPSLRSLERKAIRAIEDEKRELAKLRRTTNRILASSCCSSNILGSVNVCGFEPDQVKVRVKDGKVCVSAERENRYDCLGSKKYSYMNICKEFSLPPCVDEKDVTYSYGLGSCVKIESPCYPCTSPCNPCSPCSPCNPCNPCSPCSPCSPCDPCSPCYPCGSRFSCRKMIL